In Candidatus Methylomirabilota bacterium, the following proteins share a genomic window:
- a CDS encoding DinB family protein — translation MNDLPRRSTTDALLEALLDARGMELELLDGLTDAQMLGVKAHFLEPPIWEMGHVGWFQEYWIARHLDGRPT, via the coding sequence ATGAACGATCTCCCCCGACGCTCGACCACCGACGCGCTCCTCGAAGCGCTGCTGGATGCGCGCGGCATGGAGCTCGAGCTGCTCGACGGCCTCACGGACGCCCAGATGCTGGGCGTCAAGGCGCACTTCCTGGAGCCACCCATCTGGGAGATGGGGCACGTCGGCTGGTTCCAGGAGTACTGGATCGCGCGTCACCTCGACGGCCGCCCGACG